GGCAAGTAGGCTCTTGTTTTTGGGTTTATCTACGTACTAAAAATCAACGTTTAAAGAAAACATTAATGGGCGCATTACCTGTGGGTATTTTCGGCGTCGGTGAGCCGCTATTATTTGGTGTTTCTCTTCCATTAGGAAAACCTTTTGTAGCGGGATGTATTGGTGGTGCTGCTGGTGGTGCATTAATGGCATATTTCCAAGTGGGGATCATTATTCCATTTGGTACTGCTGGGTTATCATTAATTCCGTTAGTTGGTGATGGGCAAATTATTAAGTTCCTGATCGCGGTATTAGGTGCATGGATTGTCGGTTTTATTGCCAGTATGCTAATGGGTTTTACTGATCCAGAAAAATAAGCCAGTGATAAAAAGGATAACAGAATGTCAACGCTGACAAAAAAGCTTGAAAGTTTGCTAACACAAGGCAAAGGTACAGAACAACGTATCGCTCATTATTTATTAGACAATAGTGAGAATATTGCCAGTATGAATGCGGCTGATCTGGCACTTAAAGCCGGTGTAAGTAGTGCTTCTGTTATCCGTTTCTCTCGTCAAATGGGATATCGTGGTTATCCTGAATTTAAAATTGATTATCTTTCAGAAGAAAAGCAACAAAAAAGCAGTGGCGATATTCTTTATGGTAATTTAGCGAAAACAGATCCGACAGAATTAATTATTTCAAAAACAGGTCATCTATTTACTAGCGCTATTCAGGATTCATTGGCTTTGTTAGATCCCAAGTGTATTGATCTGCTGGCTGAAAAAATGGTCTCAGCTAAACGTATTGTCCTGTTTGGTATTGGAGCATCAGCAGTCGTAGCAAGTGATATTTTTCATAAGCTTATTCGTGTGAATAAAAACGCCTTATTTAGTTCGGATCTTCATGCTCAACTGGCTTATTCTGCCAATTTATCAGTTGATGACTTTGCTATCGCGGTTACTGCACGAGGCAATACTGCTGATATTAATCGTATGTTGAAATCGGCAAAGAATGAAGGCTGTTTAACGGTGGCATTAACCCGTTTTGGGCAAGATGAAGCGACTCGTTTATCTGATTATACTTTGCCTTATTTTTATGATGAACAACATTCTCAATTGGGAGTCATTACACCACAAGTTTTACAAATGGTGGCTTTTGATGTGTTGTTTTTTAAATATATGACACTGGCGAGTGAGTCAGCAGAAAAAGCCTTATTAAAAGGGCGAGAAGCTGTCATGCAAGGAAATCAATAATGTTACTTATCACCACATTAGCGGTAGGTGCTACTATTGGTTTAATTATTAGCACAACGGGCGTGGGTGGCGGTGTTATTGTTTTACCTGTATTGACGTATTTTTTTGGTATGAATGCATTAATGGCTGTGGCGACTGCAAATTTATTATCGATGTTGATGAAAGTCACCTCGTCTTATATGCATTTTCGCCTTGGCAATATTCCTTTTAAAAGAGCAATGATTGTATTAGGAATAATGCTACCAAGTACCTTTTTGGCCAGCGTTTTGGTTAACTATTTGGGTTCATTAGAGCAGTATCAGCAACAAGTAGAGTGGGGAATTAATGCGCTTGTCGTGGGTGCGATTGTTTTTTCTCTTTTTCTCTTCGTGCAGAGAATGTTTTTCTCGTCACCTCCCGTTGTGATTAAAAATATAAAACTAGCACCTTTAAATATTAAAGCACTTTTACTTCCTGCGGTTATGGCAGGGGTTATTTTAGGTGCAACCGGTGTCGGGGGTGGTGTAGTTGTATTACCGTTATTGTTGCGTTATGCAAACCTCTCTATTAAGCAGGCCATTGGTACTTCTATATTTACCACAACATTGTTATCGGGATCTTCGGCACTGGCTTATATGCAAGACGGGCATACGGATATTCATTTGGCGCTTTTGTTATTTTTAGGCTCGTTGATCTCGATTCCGCTGTCTAAATGGTTGCTAATAAGGATGCCTGATAGGGTGTTTCAGTATGCGACTTTAGTTTTAATTATTTGTAGTGCTGTAATGATGCTGGCTAAATTATTTTAATGTTAAAATATATCATTGATATTAACATTTATAAAATCTCATAAATAATAACCAAATAAAGTCTGATTATTTTTATTGGTTTATTTTGTATTATCTTATTAATTTAATTGAGATAGTTTTATAATATAAATTCAATTCTCCTTGTAATATATGTGTGTTAATGGGATGTTTGATTTATTATTTATTATTTATTTTTAATGGGATATGATTTTAGTCATAAATAGATAATTGAGATGATAATCACATTAATGTTAATTCCTATATGTTTCACTGTAACCCTCATTTAATACCTATAGATGAAGGTACTAGTATTATGGAAAATAATAATAGGAAAACGCCTCATATTAGACGTATTGCCCACATTATGATGTATAAACAACGTCAATGCTTTCATTTCTCCGTTTTTAACGGCTAAGCTCTCTTTCCTCACGCTAAAAATATAAAGCATATTTCCTAATA
This portion of the Proteus vulgaris genome encodes:
- a CDS encoding MurR/RpiR family transcriptional regulator translates to MSTLTKKLESLLTQGKGTEQRIAHYLLDNSENIASMNAADLALKAGVSSASVIRFSRQMGYRGYPEFKIDYLSEEKQQKSSGDILYGNLAKTDPTELIISKTGHLFTSAIQDSLALLDPKCIDLLAEKMVSAKRIVLFGIGASAVVASDIFHKLIRVNKNALFSSDLHAQLAYSANLSVDDFAIAVTARGNTADINRMLKSAKNEGCLTVALTRFGQDEATRLSDYTLPYFYDEQHSQLGVITPQVLQMVAFDVLFFKYMTLASESAEKALLKGREAVMQGNQ
- a CDS encoding sulfite exporter TauE/SafE family protein, yielding MLLITTLAVGATIGLIISTTGVGGGVIVLPVLTYFFGMNALMAVATANLLSMLMKVTSSYMHFRLGNIPFKRAMIVLGIMLPSTFLASVLVNYLGSLEQYQQQVEWGINALVVGAIVFSLFLFVQRMFFSSPPVVIKNIKLAPLNIKALLLPAVMAGVILGATGVGGGVVVLPLLLRYANLSIKQAIGTSIFTTTLLSGSSALAYMQDGHTDIHLALLLFLGSLISIPLSKWLLIRMPDRVFQYATLVLIICSAVMMLAKLF
- the speFL gene encoding leader peptide SpeFL is translated as MENNNRKTPHIRRIAHIMMYKQRQCFHFSVFNG